The following proteins are encoded in a genomic region of Chryseobacterium cucumeris:
- a CDS encoding 2Fe-2S iron-sulfur cluster-binding protein: MNSFYKLKTVKVQKDTSEAVNVAVEIPEELKDKFRFKQGQYLNFRMMINGNEERRSYSICNAPSEKGNTLEVLVKLLEGGKVSGYFNEHLHMDEVLEVMPPMGGFNTSYHPSNVKTYVGLAAGSGITPVLSNIKESLYQEPNSNAYLFYSNRSMNHVLRKAEIDKLVEHFNGRLKVIYLVSREKHEDPIFEGRISSEKLEQLFERYTDIDVKEATYFICGPSEMIKGIADYLKKDKKVPAIQVLFEYFTAPDEENTEEMSDEFKAIANIESMVTVIIDDDEYSFHLNSKKESILDKALKDNLPVPFACKGGVCCTCKAQVLEGEVFMEKNYALTEEEVARGYVLTCQCHPTTNVVMLNYDV, translated from the coding sequence ATGAATTCATTTTATAAACTTAAAACAGTTAAAGTTCAGAAAGATACTTCCGAAGCAGTGAATGTGGCGGTAGAAATTCCTGAAGAACTGAAAGATAAGTTCAGGTTCAAGCAGGGACAATATCTGAATTTCCGAATGATGATCAACGGAAATGAAGAAAGACGTTCTTACTCTATCTGTAATGCTCCAAGTGAAAAAGGCAACACGCTGGAAGTATTGGTGAAATTGCTGGAAGGCGGAAAGGTGTCAGGGTATTTCAATGAACATCTTCACATGGATGAAGTGCTGGAAGTAATGCCTCCGATGGGTGGTTTCAATACTTCATATCACCCAAGCAATGTAAAAACTTACGTTGGCCTGGCTGCAGGAAGCGGAATTACGCCTGTATTATCCAATATTAAAGAAAGTCTTTATCAGGAACCTAACAGTAATGCTTATCTGTTTTACAGCAACAGAAGCATGAATCATGTTTTAAGAAAAGCAGAGATTGATAAACTTGTAGAGCACTTCAACGGAAGACTTAAAGTGATTTACCTCGTAAGCCGTGAGAAACACGAGGACCCTATTTTTGAAGGAAGAATTTCGTCAGAAAAATTAGAGCAGCTGTTTGAAAGATATACAGATATTGATGTAAAAGAAGCTACTTATTTTATTTGCGGCCCTTCAGAAATGATTAAAGGGATTGCGGACTATCTGAAAAAAGATAAAAAAGTACCTGCTATCCAGGTTTTATTTGAATATTTCACCGCTCCGGATGAAGAAAATACGGAGGAAATGAGTGATGAATTCAAGGCCATTGCCAATATTGAAAGTATGGTAACGGTAATCATTGATGACGATGAATATTCGTTCCACCTTAATTCTAAAAAAGAGAGTATCTTAGATAAAGCATTGAAAGACAATCTTCCTGTACCTTTTGCATGTAAAGGAGGTGTTTGTTGTACGTGTAAAGCACAAGTTCTGGAAGGAGAAGTTTTCATGGAGAAAAACTATGCGCTTACCGAAGAAGAAGTAGCCAGAGGCTATGTTCTTACCTGCCAATGTCACCCGACAACGAATGTGGTGATGCTTAATTATGATGTTTAA
- the paaA gene encoding 1,2-phenylacetyl-CoA epoxidase subunit PaaA, with product MDLEKFVQYVHEENKVEPKDVMPDDYRKLLVRQISQHAHSEIVGMLPEANWISRAPSLRRKMALLAKVQDEAGHGLYLYSATETLGDGSIRADRDATYDDMLEGKAKYSSIFNYPTLSWADIGAIGWLVDGAAIMNQVMLMGNSYGPYSRAMVKICKEESFHQRQGYEILMALCRGTKQQKEMAQASLNRFWWPALMMFGPNDDSSPNSKISMNYRVKRESNDSLRQRFIDVTVSQAEFLGLTIPDKDLKWNEERQHYDFGELPWDEFMEILKGNGPCNKKRIETKRKAQRENAWVKEAAAAFAEKQQKEVI from the coding sequence ATGGACTTAGAAAAATTTGTTCAATACGTTCACGAAGAAAATAAAGTAGAACCAAAAGATGTAATGCCTGATGATTACAGAAAGCTACTGGTTCGTCAGATTTCACAGCACGCGCATTCTGAAATTGTAGGAATGTTGCCGGAAGCCAACTGGATCTCCAGAGCGCCTTCATTGAGAAGAAAAATGGCTCTTTTAGCCAAAGTTCAGGATGAGGCAGGCCACGGCTTATATCTTTATTCTGCTACCGAAACGTTAGGAGACGGAAGCATCAGAGCAGACAGAGATGCTACTTATGATGATATGCTGGAAGGAAAAGCAAAATATTCAAGTATTTTCAACTATCCTACCCTAAGCTGGGCTGATATCGGTGCCATCGGTTGGTTAGTAGACGGTGCGGCTATTATGAACCAGGTAATGCTGATGGGGAATTCTTACGGTCCTTATTCAAGAGCGATGGTGAAAATCTGTAAGGAAGAATCTTTCCACCAAAGACAAGGGTATGAAATTCTTATGGCATTGTGCCGTGGAACAAAACAACAGAAAGAAATGGCTCAGGCTTCATTAAACCGTTTCTGGTGGCCGGCTCTGATGATGTTCGGACCTAATGATGACAGCTCACCCAACTCTAAAATCTCTATGAACTACAGAGTAAAAAGAGAAAGTAATGACAGTCTTCGTCAGAGATTTATCGATGTTACCGTTTCTCAGGCTGAATTCTTAGGATTAACCATTCCTGATAAAGATCTGAAATGGAATGAGGAAAGACAGCATTACGATTTCGGAGAACTTCCCTGGGATGAATTCATGGAAATCTTAAAAGGAAACGGTCCTTGCAACAAAAAGCGTATCGAAACGAAGAGAAAAGCTCAAAGAGAGAATGCTTGGGTAAAAGAAGCTGCGGCGGCTTTTGCAGAAAAACAACAAAAAGAAGTAATATAA
- the paaB gene encoding 1,2-phenylacetyl-CoA epoxidase subunit PaaB, giving the protein MANLDMWEVFIQTKPGLSHKHVGIVQAPTAEMALQNARDVYTRRKEGTSVWVVPSKYIVTSEGVDKEAFFDPADDKLYRHPTFYEIPNDVKNM; this is encoded by the coding sequence ATGGCAAATTTAGATATGTGGGAAGTGTTTATTCAGACTAAACCGGGATTATCTCACAAACACGTTGGAATTGTACAGGCACCAACAGCAGAAATGGCTTTGCAGAACGCAAGAGACGTTTATACAAGAAGAAAAGAAGGAACCTCTGTTTGGGTTGTTCCAAGTAAATATATTGTGACTTCGGAAGGAGTAGATAAAGAAGCATTCTTTGATCCGGCTGATGATAAACTATACCGTCATCCAACTTTCTACGAGATTCCTAACGACGTAAAAAATATGTAA
- the paaC gene encoding 1,2-phenylacetyl-CoA epoxidase subunit PaaC, whose product MNPLYNYLLKLADDSFIMGQRLSEWCGEGPYLEEDIALTNIALDELGQANNFYVYASRMIDNGKSEDDIAFLRYEHEYVNAHWVELPNEDYAQTILKVYVLSVYQKLMYEALSNSANEELAAIAQKSLKEVRYHYTHAASWMKIFAQGTEESKSRLVKAIENIWEYTKGLFAKTEGEDDLVALNIAPNSDALYEEFLAITKKDFADFGLEYPENHFMQPKSRTGYHTEYFGYILCELQYMQRAYPGCTW is encoded by the coding sequence ATGAACCCATTATATAATTATTTATTAAAACTTGCAGACGACAGTTTCATTATGGGACAGCGTCTGTCTGAATGGTGCGGTGAAGGTCCTTACTTAGAGGAAGATATTGCATTGACAAATATTGCGTTGGATGAACTAGGTCAGGCGAATAACTTTTACGTTTACGCTTCGAGAATGATTGATAACGGTAAAAGTGAAGATGATATCGCATTTTTAAGATATGAGCATGAATATGTGAATGCCCATTGGGTAGAACTTCCTAATGAAGATTATGCACAGACTATTCTTAAAGTATACGTATTATCTGTCTATCAGAAACTGATGTATGAGGCTTTATCAAACTCTGCTAATGAAGAATTGGCTGCCATTGCTCAAAAATCACTGAAAGAAGTAAGATATCACTATACACACGCTGCATCCTGGATGAAAATCTTTGCTCAGGGAACAGAAGAAAGTAAGTCCCGTCTGGTAAAAGCTATAGAAAATATCTGGGAATATACGAAAGGTCTTTTTGCTAAAACAGAAGGTGAAGATGATCTTGTTGCCTTGAATATTGCTCCCAATTCAGATGCGCTTTACGAAGAATTTCTTGCGATTACCAAGAAAGATTTTGCAGATTTTGGTTTAGAATATCCGGAAAATCATTTCATGCAGCCCAAATCAAGAACAGGATATCATACAGAGTATTTCGGATATATCCTTTGTGAGCTTCAGTATATGCAGAGAGCGTATCCTGGCTGTACGTGGTAG
- a CDS encoding alpha/beta hydrolase, which yields MKKLLLGILAFFLAAYVILCVGIYFYQEKIIFYPEKLPENYKFTFDGDFEEVPIKMQDGKHLSSVLFKAQNPKGVIFYLHGNGGSIKSWGVVVQLYQSLNYDTLILDYRGYGKSEDKINNKNQIFSDVESAYKELLKRYPENRIIILGYSVGTGLAAKLASMHNAGLLILQAPYYSMEDEMNQKFSFLPKFLLKYNFETCEYLKTVKSPVVIFHGDKDEVINYKASLKLKNNFKKGDRLIVLKDQYHNGITDNLDYQKAMKIILDSDKK from the coding sequence ATGAAGAAGTTGCTTCTTGGGATATTGGCTTTTTTTCTTGCAGCCTATGTGATACTATGTGTTGGAATCTATTTCTATCAGGAGAAAATTATTTTTTATCCTGAAAAGTTACCCGAAAATTACAAGTTTACATTTGATGGTGATTTTGAAGAAGTACCCATTAAAATGCAGGATGGAAAGCATTTGAGTTCTGTTTTATTCAAAGCTCAAAATCCAAAAGGAGTCATCTTTTATCTTCATGGAAACGGAGGATCAATAAAAAGCTGGGGAGTAGTAGTTCAGCTGTATCAAAGTCTGAATTATGATACTTTGATACTTGATTACCGGGGTTACGGAAAAAGTGAAGATAAAATTAATAATAAAAATCAGATCTTTTCGGATGTTGAAAGTGCCTACAAAGAGCTTTTGAAAAGATATCCGGAAAACAGAATTATTATTTTGGGATATTCTGTAGGAACAGGATTAGCTGCAAAATTAGCATCCATGCATAATGCAGGATTATTGATTTTACAGGCACCATATTACAGTATGGAAGATGAAATGAATCAGAAATTTTCATTCCTTCCGAAGTTTTTGCTGAAATATAATTTTGAGACTTGTGAATATTTAAAAACCGTTAAGTCACCAGTCGTTATTTTTCACGGTGATAAAGATGAGGTTATTAACTATAAAGCCTCTTTAAAACTTAAAAATAACTTTAAAAAAGGTGATCGTCTGATTGTATTAAAAGATCAGTATCACAACGGCATAACAGATAATTTAGATTATCAGAAAGCAATGAAAATAATCCTTGATTCTGATAAAAAATAA
- the paaD gene encoding 1,2-phenylacetyl-CoA epoxidase subunit PaaD yields MNQLLDLLKTIPDPEIPVINIVELGIVREAKITSENSCEVTITPTYSACPAMFTIEEDIIKMMKENGWDAKVVTKMFPIWTTDWITDEAREKLRVYGITPPEKGADEHHIGKPKKCPRCGSEHTKQISRFGSTLCKASYQCLDCLEPFDYFKCH; encoded by the coding sequence ATGAATCAGCTTTTAGATTTATTAAAAACCATTCCCGATCCGGAAATTCCGGTAATCAATATTGTGGAATTGGGTATTGTAAGAGAAGCGAAAATTACCAGCGAGAACTCTTGTGAAGTAACGATTACGCCAACTTATTCTGCTTGTCCAGCTATGTTTACCATTGAGGAGGATATTATCAAAATGATGAAAGAAAACGGATGGGATGCAAAAGTAGTCACCAAGATGTTTCCGATCTGGACAACAGACTGGATTACTGATGAAGCGAGAGAAAAGCTCCGTGTTTACGGAATCACTCCTCCCGAAAAAGGAGCAGACGAACACCACATCGGAAAACCGAAAAAATGTCCGCGCTGTGGTTCCGAGCATACCAAACAGATCAGCAGATTCGGGTCTACTTTGTGTAAGGCCTCGTATCAATGCTTAGACTGCCTGGAGCCATTTGATTATTTTAAATGTCATTGA
- a CDS encoding enoyl-CoA hydratase/isomerase family protein, which produces MYTQLDIETHFDGKLKIAYLNQPETMNALTKPALSDLRDFVKECSEDETVRCVAISGRGRAFCSGQNLDEAFVVGKEHHDHDIIRKIVVDYYNPLVMEVTRCKKPVIALVNGPAVGAGAMLALISDFVLANEKAYFAQAFSNIGLIPDTGGTYFLPKLLGRQLANYLAFTGKKLSAEESKAHGLVAEVFTEEEFVPKSMEILERMANMPTAAIKLTKKAFANSYNNTLKEQLELEGDLQQEAAETEDFIEGVNAFLQKRKPNYKGK; this is translated from the coding sequence ATGTATACACAACTTGATATTGAAACGCATTTTGACGGAAAGCTGAAAATCGCATATCTTAATCAACCGGAAACGATGAACGCCCTTACAAAACCGGCTTTATCAGATCTTAGAGACTTTGTTAAAGAGTGCAGCGAAGACGAAACGGTAAGATGTGTTGCCATTTCCGGAAGAGGAAGAGCATTCTGCTCAGGTCAGAATCTGGACGAAGCTTTTGTAGTAGGCAAAGAACACCATGATCATGACATCATCAGAAAAATTGTGGTAGACTATTACAATCCATTAGTAATGGAAGTTACCCGTTGCAAAAAACCGGTTATTGCTTTAGTAAACGGTCCTGCAGTAGGAGCTGGAGCAATGTTGGCGTTAATCTCTGACTTCGTTCTAGCGAATGAGAAAGCATATTTTGCTCAGGCATTTTCAAATATCGGTTTGATTCCTGATACAGGAGGAACGTACTTCTTACCGAAACTTCTAGGTAGACAATTAGCCAATTATTTAGCATTTACAGGTAAAAAATTATCTGCAGAAGAATCTAAAGCGCATGGCCTTGTAGCAGAAGTGTTCACTGAAGAAGAATTTGTTCCGAAATCTATGGAAATTCTTGAAAGAATGGCAAACATGCCGACAGCAGCCATCAAGCTTACGAAAAAAGCATTTGCCAATTCTTATAACAACACATTGAAAGAACAGCTTGAACTGGAAGGTGATCTTCAGCAGGAAGCTGCAGAAACAGAAGACTTCATTGAAGGAGTAAATGCCTTTTTACAGAAAAGAAAACCTAATTATAAAGGAAAATAA
- a CDS encoding 3-hydroxyacyl-CoA dehydrogenase NAD-binding domain-containing protein: MKYVGIIGAGTMGIGIAQVAATNGCKVWVYDANAKQVETATVGLEKTLTKLVDKQKISAEKMTEILANISIATELKDFKDCELIIEAIIENKEIKTKVFTELENYVSESCILSSNTSSISITSLGAELKKPERFIGIHFFNPAPLMPLVEVIPSLLTEKTLAEKIYNLMKEWGKTPVIAKDIPGFIVNRIARPYYGEALRIVEENIATPEQVDEAMKTLGNFKMGPFELMDLIGVDVNFAVTTTVYKDYFYDPKYKPSLLQQRMSEAKLHGRKTGKGFYDYSEGAEKPVARKDEALYQQIFLRIISMLINEAVEAKRLGVANDEDIELAMQKGVNYPKGLLSWGKEIGYAKISETLQNLYEEYQEERYRQSPLLRKL, encoded by the coding sequence ATGAAATATGTAGGAATTATCGGTGCCGGAACCATGGGAATCGGCATTGCACAAGTAGCCGCAACGAACGGATGCAAAGTATGGGTTTATGATGCCAACGCAAAACAAGTAGAAACGGCAACGGTAGGTTTGGAAAAAACCTTGACCAAATTGGTTGATAAACAAAAAATTTCGGCAGAGAAAATGACTGAAATTTTAGCTAATATTTCCATTGCTACAGAACTGAAGGATTTCAAAGACTGTGAGCTGATTATAGAAGCCATTATCGAAAACAAAGAGATCAAAACCAAAGTGTTTACAGAACTTGAAAACTATGTTTCTGAAAGCTGTATTCTCAGTTCCAATACCTCATCTATTTCTATCACCTCTCTTGGTGCAGAACTCAAAAAACCGGAGCGTTTCATCGGAATTCACTTTTTTAATCCGGCTCCATTGATGCCTTTAGTGGAAGTTATTCCATCCTTATTAACAGAAAAAACATTAGCAGAAAAAATTTACAACCTCATGAAAGAATGGGGGAAAACTCCTGTTATTGCCAAAGATATTCCCGGGTTTATCGTCAACAGAATTGCCAGACCTTACTATGGGGAAGCCCTTAGGATTGTTGAAGAAAACATTGCAACACCTGAACAGGTTGATGAAGCCATGAAAACGCTGGGGAATTTCAAAATGGGACCTTTCGAACTGATGGATCTTATCGGAGTTGATGTGAATTTTGCGGTAACAACTACTGTGTACAAAGATTATTTCTACGATCCGAAATACAAGCCGTCTTTATTACAGCAAAGAATGTCTGAAGCCAAACTTCACGGCAGAAAAACAGGAAAAGGTTTTTACGATTACAGCGAAGGAGCAGAAAAACCTGTAGCTCGGAAAGACGAAGCTTTATATCAACAGATCTTTTTAAGAATCATTTCAATGCTGATCAATGAAGCTGTTGAAGCCAAAAGATTAGGCGTTGCCAATGACGAAGATATCGAGCTGGCCATGCAGAAAGGCGTCAACTATCCGAAAGGTTTATTAAGCTGGGGTAAAGAAATCGGATATGCAAAAATCTCCGAAACCCTTCAGAATCTTTACGAAGAATATCAGGAAGAAAGATACAGACAAAGTCCCTTGCTTCGTAAATTATAA
- a CDS encoding PaaI family thioesterase, with protein MNPRQVADYMFNQDYFSQWMNIKMIEVKENYCLIEMPIKKDMLNGLKTVHGGVTFAFADSALAFSSNNKGDAAVALNCIINFTKAGKEGDVFRAESVLVNDTRKTAVYDIQITNQNKELIAKFVGTVYKIGKKVTEL; from the coding sequence ATGAATCCAAGACAAGTTGCAGATTATATGTTCAATCAGGATTATTTTTCCCAGTGGATGAATATTAAAATGATTGAAGTAAAAGAAAATTACTGTTTAATAGAAATGCCAATCAAGAAGGATATGCTGAACGGACTTAAAACAGTTCATGGCGGAGTTACCTTTGCGTTTGCAGACTCTGCGCTGGCATTTTCTTCCAACAATAAAGGAGATGCCGCAGTAGCATTGAACTGTATCATCAATTTTACCAAAGCAGGAAAGGAAGGTGATGTTTTCAGAGCAGAAAGTGTCTTGGTAAATGATACAAGAAAAACCGCTGTTTATGACATTCAGATTACCAATCAAAACAAAGAACTGATTGCAAAATTTGTAGGAACAGTTTACAAAATAGGGAAAAAAGTAACAGAATTATAA
- the pcaF gene encoding 3-oxoadipyl-CoA thiolase, with amino-acid sequence MNNVYIIDYVRTPISKLQGGLSEVRADDLAAIVIKEVVARNPEVPVEEIEDVIFGCANQAGEDNRNVARMGLLLAGLPYKIGGETVNRLCASGMSAVANAFRSIAAGEGEIYIAGGVEHMTRSPYVMSKPSAAFGRDSQMFDTTFGWRFINPKMKELYGVDGMGETAENLADIHKINREDQDKFALWSQQKATKAQESGRLAEEIVKVEIPQRKGDPVVFEKDEFIKPTSSMEGLAKLRPAFRKEGTVTAGNASGMNDGAAALILASEDAVKKYGLKPKAKILGSSVAGVEPRIMGIGPVEATQKLLKRLNLSLEDMDIIELNEAFAAQALAVTRSLGLKDDDSRINPNGGAIAIGHPLGVSGARIVGSAAMELQKQDKKYALCTLCIGVGQGYAMVIEKV; translated from the coding sequence ATGAACAACGTATACATCATAGACTATGTCAGAACTCCCATCTCAAAACTACAGGGAGGATTATCAGAAGTAAGAGCGGATGATCTTGCTGCTATTGTGATCAAAGAAGTGGTAGCAAGAAACCCTGAAGTTCCAGTTGAGGAAATTGAAGACGTTATTTTCGGATGTGCCAATCAGGCGGGTGAGGATAACAGAAATGTTGCCAGAATGGGACTTTTATTAGCTGGCCTTCCTTATAAAATCGGTGGAGAAACTGTCAACAGACTATGTGCCTCAGGAATGTCTGCGGTAGCCAATGCATTCCGTTCCATTGCTGCAGGAGAAGGGGAAATTTATATTGCGGGAGGAGTAGAGCATATGACCCGTTCGCCTTACGTGATGTCAAAGCCAAGCGCTGCTTTTGGGAGAGACAGTCAGATGTTCGATACTACTTTCGGATGGCGTTTCATCAACCCAAAAATGAAAGAATTATACGGTGTTGACGGAATGGGAGAAACTGCTGAAAACTTAGCGGATATTCACAAGATCAACAGGGAAGATCAGGATAAATTTGCCCTTTGGTCCCAGCAGAAAGCAACTAAGGCTCAGGAAAGCGGAAGGCTGGCAGAAGAAATTGTAAAAGTTGAAATTCCTCAGAGAAAAGGTGATCCAGTCGTTTTCGAAAAAGATGAATTTATTAAACCAACTTCATCGATGGAAGGGTTGGCCAAACTTCGTCCCGCTTTCAGAAAAGAAGGAACGGTAACTGCCGGAAACGCTTCAGGAATGAATGATGGTGCAGCTGCTTTGATTTTAGCAAGTGAAGATGCGGTGAAAAAATATGGATTAAAACCCAAAGCGAAAATTCTGGGATCTTCCGTAGCCGGTGTTGAACCAAGAATCATGGGAATCGGACCGGTAGAAGCCACTCAAAAGCTATTGAAAAGATTAAACCTTTCCCTGGAAGATATGGATATCATCGAATTAAACGAAGCATTTGCAGCACAGGCACTGGCTGTAACCCGAAGCTTAGGTTTAAAAGATGATGATTCAAGAATAAACCCGAACGGAGGTGCTATTGCCATCGGCCACCCACTTGGGGTTTCCGGGGCAAGAATCGTAGGTTCTGCAGCAATGGAGCTTCAGAAGCAGGATAAAAAGTATGCATTGTGTACCCTTTGTATCGGTGTCGGACAAGGATATGCAATGGTCATTGAAAAAGTATAA
- a CDS encoding transferase hexapeptide repeat family protein: protein MNIYSYHGIRPIIKPSAYIHSQAVIIGNVEIGEEVYIGPNAVIRGDWGKIIIKDGANVQENCTLHVFPNIETILEESAHIGHGAIIHSGHIGKNCLIGMNSVVMDKAYIGDESIVGALAFVPANFRCEPRKLVVGSPAKVIRDVSDEMIHWKTEGTKLYQELAREGKEAILPCEPFTEYVQQIPTKVVDYSIWDDIK from the coding sequence ATGAACATCTACTCATACCACGGGATTCGTCCCATTATAAAGCCCTCCGCCTACATTCATTCGCAGGCAGTCATTATCGGGAATGTTGAAATAGGTGAGGAAGTATATATCGGTCCCAATGCGGTCATTCGCGGTGATTGGGGTAAAATTATTATTAAAGACGGAGCCAATGTACAGGAAAACTGTACCCTTCACGTTTTCCCGAATATAGAAACGATCCTGGAAGAATCTGCACATATCGGACATGGCGCGATTATTCATTCAGGACACATCGGCAAAAACTGCCTGATCGGAATGAATTCCGTTGTAATGGACAAAGCTTATATTGGTGATGAAAGTATTGTAGGAGCATTGGCTTTTGTACCAGCTAATTTCAGATGTGAACCAAGAAAACTGGTGGTAGGAAGCCCTGCAAAAGTGATCCGTGATGTTTCTGATGAAATGATTCACTGGAAAACAGAAGGAACAAAATTATATCAGGAGCTGGCAAGGGAAGGAAAAGAAGCTATTCTTCCTTGTGAGCCTTTTACAGAATATGTTCAGCAGATTCCGACTAAAGTTGTGGATTACAGTATCTGGGATGATATAAAATAG
- a CDS encoding transposase has product MINTENFEFEGTYHIFSHVNGTEVIFREPSNYQFFLEKIEKYILPVADIYAYCLLPNHFHLLLRFKNFDDVNSENEHQFLMKNFGNLLNAYAKAYNKKYNRKGALFLNAVKRKKISDEKYLLKVLHYIHNNPVNHGFVNKIDQWKHSSYNSYLNPEKGSKLNREEIMPYFDSVEVFKNYHQSTVEYDFLNFE; this is encoded by the coding sequence ATGATTAATACAGAAAATTTTGAATTTGAAGGTACCTATCACATTTTCTCTCATGTAAATGGGACTGAAGTTATTTTTCGTGAACCCTCAAATTATCAATTTTTTCTGGAAAAGATAGAAAAGTATATTCTTCCGGTTGCTGATATTTATGCCTACTGTCTGTTACCTAATCATTTTCATTTGTTATTAAGATTTAAGAATTTTGATGATGTGAATAGTGAAAATGAGCATCAGTTTTTAATGAAGAATTTTGGTAATTTATTGAATGCTTATGCTAAAGCTTACAACAAAAAATATAATAGAAAAGGAGCTCTTTTTCTGAATGCGGTAAAAAGAAAGAAAATATCAGATGAGAAATATTTATTGAAAGTTCTCCATTACATCCATAATAATCCGGTTAATCACGGATTTGTAAATAAAATTGACCAATGGAAGCATTCTTCGTATAATTCATATTTAAATCCTGAAAAAGGAAGTAAATTGAATAGAGAAGAAATCATGCCGTATTTTGATTCGGTAGAGGTTTTTAAAAATTATCATCAATCTACTGTTGAATATGACTTTTTAAATTTTGAATAA
- a CDS encoding alpha/beta hydrolase produces the protein MIKKIALACSIMFAVACTLSAQTVATKPLTIGEVRTIKSKTLNEDRTLNIYLPQGYDKTKSYPVIYLLDGSINEDFIHVTGLVQFFNQMYSMPETIVVGVANVDRKRDFTFHTDLKDLQKDYPTTGHSDKFIAFVEKELKPYVESQFKTTDKYLFGQSLGGLLATEILLKNPEMFDNYFIISPSLWWDDESLLKQALQLLSKSTDTKKFVYVSVGKGEHPVMVKDAEAFYDVLKKAGKKNWTLEYKMMETDNHATILHRSLYEGLVKMFPYQEPK, from the coding sequence ATGATTAAAAAAATTGCACTTGCATGCAGCATAATGTTTGCGGTGGCGTGTACGTTATCAGCACAGACTGTTGCTACAAAACCGCTTACCATCGGAGAAGTGAGGACCATTAAGTCCAAAACATTAAATGAAGACAGAACGCTGAATATTTATCTTCCGCAGGGATATGACAAAACAAAATCATATCCGGTAATTTATCTTTTGGATGGAAGTATCAATGAAGATTTTATTCATGTGACAGGATTAGTACAATTCTTTAATCAGATGTATTCCATGCCGGAAACCATTGTGGTGGGAGTTGCTAATGTAGACAGAAAAAGAGATTTTACATTTCACACGGATTTGAAAGACTTACAAAAAGACTATCCTACAACAGGACATTCAGATAAGTTTATTGCATTCGTTGAAAAAGAACTAAAGCCTTACGTGGAAAGTCAGTTTAAAACTACAGATAAATACCTTTTCGGTCAGTCTTTGGGAGGGCTTCTGGCAACGGAAATCCTTTTGAAAAATCCGGAAATGTTTGATAACTATTTTATCATCAGTCCAAGCTTATGGTGGGATGATGAAAGCCTTTTAAAACAGGCTCTACAACTGCTTTCAAAATCTACGGATACTAAAAAGTTTGTCTATGTTTCTGTAGGGAAAGGAGAACATCCGGTGATGGTAAAAGATGCTGAAGCTTTCTATGATGTTTTAAAAAAAGCAGGAAAGAAAAACTGGACATTGGAATATAAAATGATGGAAACAGACAATCACGCAACCATTCTTCACAGAAGTTTATATGAAGGATTGGTGAAAATGTTTCCTTATCAGGAACCGAAATAA